The DNA sequence aaaaaacaaaaaaaaaacatgcagcctGAGGACACACTCATCTCCAGcccaaattaattaaatgtttttttttttctcagcaccAAACCAACGGTGGAGGAGATGAAACAGTGGGCTCAGTCCTTTGATAAGCTGATGAAGAACCCGGCAGGCCGGAACGTATTCCGTGAGTTTCTGCGCACAGAGTACAGCGAGGAGAACATGCTCTTCTGGCTGGCCTGTGAGGATCTGAAGAAGGAGATCAACAAGAACATGATAGAGGAGAAGGCACGCATGATCTACGAAGACTACATCTCTATTCTTTCACCTAAagaggtaataataataataataataatgaggcaATATAGTcccttttatattttgtttaattgcaCAGTTATAACAGTTATACACTTACAAATAagagtaaaattaaaataatagatGACACAAATGAGACATGaaaaagaagcctttatttgtcacatatacattacaggccagggaaattcttttctttgcatatcccagcttgtcaGGGAattcagagcgcagggtcagccatgatacagcaccctttgagcagagagggttaagggcatTGCTTAAGGCCAGCAGTAGCAGTTTGGTAgggctggggcttgaaccccaaACCTTCCGATCAGGAACCCCCAGCATTAACCGATGAGCCACTACTGCCCTATTTAGTGTGAGGTACAATTAagtaaggaaataaaaacaaataaaagagaaCCTCATAATGCAGAAAAGATTTTAGACTGTCTTGAAAATGGGAAATAAAAATATGAGCTAAAGTATTAAAGTACTAAACTTTAGAGCATAAAACCAATGTgaaagtacacacacaaaatcccttgagtgaaaaccaaaaaaaaaaaaaaaatcaatacaccAGAGATTGGTGTTAAAGGAACTAACTGTTCTACAGACTTGGGTGTAAGAACATATAAGCATATATTTACAcgttttacatttgcatttgtatAACGACTGATGCGATGTTGCACCAGTATTAATACACCTTGTCATCTCCCTCACTGTGCACACATTGTGATTGGGTCTCAATATGCAATATATGCATATAGTGCGAGATGCAGTGCAGGAAGTCAGGCAGCTTTCTGCAGAGCTGGAATGGGATGGAAAGGGTCTGAtctgatcagatttttttctgatcTGAAATAATATCCTGTGGCTGGGGACTTTCTCTGTAATACCAGCttggttttttattattattatgattattacatTTACACCTGTCTGAGATCTTATCACAGTCTGTAGGCAGTCTGCTGATCTTATCACATTCCGATCACAatgcatgtgttttgtgtgtgtgtgtgtgtgtgtatgtacacctGGTGCTTTGACAATACTGTATTTTGATTTAATCATGCCGCTAATGTTACTGGAATTAGTAGTAGTGggatggcatggtggtgcagtaggtAGTATTGCtgctcctcacagctccaaggtgcCCAGTACAATCCCCAGTTattgtctgtatggagtttctgtacatgttctccccccgtgtccacatgggtttttTCCATCTTGTCTgggttcctcccacctcccaagaAAAATGCCGGTAGGTAGATGTTTGTTTGCATGGTATTTTGAAATGAACTGACGTGTCATCGTGAATTCCTGGCTCGTGCACAATGTTCCCGGAATAGGCTCCGGATTCACCACGatcctgactaggataaagtgaTAACTGATGATGAATATGTCACATGCACAGTTTTTATAGCTGGTCCACCTCATTTATCTAAGAATGAtgtattgtgatttttttttaggatcCTTAAAAGGTTCTCCATGGTGTCTTTGTGCATTGTAGATACCATCAGTTTTCAGATTAACAGAGTCATAATCTATAATTTGTCATAGATTTTCACATTCCCCTCTTTTTGCCACAGGGACAAAAATCTGTAGTTTTAACCACAATGGCTTTGTTTCTGATCTGCATGAAATAGTTGTTGTTTACTGTGTGAATATTTACACAAAGGTCAGAGGGAGAAAGCTGTATTTGTCTGCCACTTACAACAGtggaaatggaaaagaaatcaGGTTGTGTTTAATGCATAGCATTAATAACAAATGCACacccacttacacacacttcataatgAGGAACATGGCGCTCTTTCAGATGTTACCTAACCCTCTTCTGCCATCTGTCCGTCTAACAGCTCACTCTATCTATAGCTCAGCATGCTGATCTCTCTATGGTCTTTAATTAACTGtctcctctctctatctctctgtttatctctctcttttccttgtGAACAGGAAATAAAGATCTCATTAAGTATTAAAAGTGTATTGTAAGTACTGAGAGCTGCTTTGGGTCAGCTATAGTGGAGTGGCTCAGCAGGAGTGggtgttcttgtgtgtgtgtgtgtgtgtttgtgtgtacgcGCACGCATGTACACACAAGTTCAGATGTGACTTGCTAGAGCaggttttgttttcatttcccATTCAAAGGAAACCTCATTTGATATCAAGGCAGCGATCCTGAATACTTAAACAGAGACATGTTGATTAATGTTAATCTAGATTAGCTTTTAGACATCGAACTTCCAGACATCCTCAATTAATTAATCACACAGACTTTATTCTTTATaccagtgtgaaaatgttgactCTGCCATTTTCAGTACTTAATTGAGCCACTTTCATGTACGTCACGGAAATCTGATACAGATCTGATATTTGGCAGATTTTGACAGATCggaattcatgcaattatccacgTCATTTATTTTGCTTATGATATGGAATAGGGATCATACTTCCAGTTAGAATTTAGTCTGATCCGTATTGAAGAAATTCTGGTAATTTTAATGATTCTTATGGCTAAATgacactctatctctctctctctctctctctctcactctctctctctctgtttctgttcctGACAGTAAAATCAACTCTTTCCTTATGCAATTTctcatcagcacacacacacacatacacacacacacacacacccacacacccctaGTATCTCAGAGTCAGGTGGCTCACTGTATTTGACTTTGTTAATGGTGTATAACAGCTAACAATTATAGACACACTGAAACCACTGAAGAGTCTATAGACTAAGCAAAGCTACATATGTTTGGTGAACGTCTGCTCTACTGAGTGCATAcatgtgcgcgcgcacacacacacacacacacacacacacacacacaaacatacaaacacacttgggcatgtttttatatcttagtgGGGATCAAAtatccccacaaggataggactATCTGACACTTTTGACCTTGTCAGgatatttggtccccaccaagatagaaaaacaaactgacatAACAGGCATAGCTTTAACTAGCTGGATTAATAATTATGTGGATAGAAGGTCCACATAAGGAGAGtaagttaaacacacacacacacagccagagtTTATGTGTCTTTGTAAAGGTTCAGCTGGCATCTGTACAATTACAGTATTTGTTCTGTATCATATCAGTGTGTAGAAACAGTATATTTGTCTATGCGTTGTGTACAGTAGACTAGAGCTGCCTGATAGGGACCAAAAAAGTGATGTAATAAAGTTGGATATTGCAGTGACAGTAAGAGATGAAATAACTTAACACTAAGGTATACAATTTTTATGTTTCTGTCAGTGTATGTGCAGAAAAATACAGAATCTAAAAAAGAATGTTTTGTATGTTTCAGGTATATTCAGTGGCAGATAAAAAcattgaaataatgaaatacaatTTTATTGCTTCTCTATGCAGTTTGATCTGCCTATTATGTCCAACTTTTCTGTTAATGCAGTCTTTGACATTGTGTCTAGCGCAGGTTCTGGTACGGAGTGGGatagaaatatactgtatattataattttactaaaatattacaGCCAGACACAAATTGTGTCTAAAGTGACTGAATCATAGGTTATTACTATCTCTACTAAGATAGATGAAAGAATTTTTAATGAGGTCGAGCACAGAGTGGTTTGTGCTATGCAGAGtatacactgatgtgtgtgttgaaaatggggaaaaaactttAAGTAAAGGACAGCTCATACGTGCTTGCTCCCTGATGGCATGCAATGTCCTGTGTTTCGGTGTGTTAACTTAAACCTTGTGGGTCTTTAATGTGTAATGCTGGGGTCaattcatgtgtgtgtcagctcACAGCACCACAGGATGAGCAGCTTACAtactccctctctttctctttctctccctctctctcatagCAACATTAGGTACAGTCTACAGGAAGCTATAAATTGTGTTCCCTCTGGCCTCCAAGAAGTGCTCTATAAATAGGCTGCAGTGTGCTGAGCAAGGGAGTGAGGAAGGATAGGGGTCTGATTTAAGAAAGGGGGGACACAGGAATGGGCAACAGTGTGGGTGCCCCACTGGTTCTTTGTTCTGAGTTTTTGGTCACTTCGGCTGTATGGTAAACTTAGAAGCTAAAATGTCTGATATCGTCACTGACTAATGATACTGAGAAGTCTGTAAGTCTTTGGCTGTGTTCATACAGCatacagaaatattatttttcagattttgtacAAGGGGAAACAGCAAGAATCACTGTgaatcagattttattttatttttttttattctgatttggGCCAGTTTCATATGTGGTGCTGAGTAGTGGTGACTTCAGCCTGACCATATAGAGATCATGGAGCTCATACAACTTTTACACCAATCCATCACATTTTCAGCAGAACTTCATCTTATAACATTGTTCTTGTTTATCTTTGTGGGCATGAAATTTAGACAagattctcttctcttctaaaATGTCTCACAGGAACACTGCGCCCATGGCAAAAATACACAATAGATGGGATACCAGTCGATCATAGggcaccacacaaacacacacaaacacacacacacacacacatgcgtgcacacacacacaaattcactcACTCCTAGGGCCAATTTTAATGTTGCCAATCCAACTACCATACTGTTTTGACTCAGAGTATTAAagagaggaaacccccaaaaaaGTCATAGGGACAAACTGCAGTGAACCATGCACAGGACTGAACTCTGCAACCTGGAACTGTTAGGAATCAACACCACTTGCTGTATAACCAATGTTTTGAAAATAGGCcatattaaaagtaaattgtTCTTGAGCACTTAGGCTTGTAGAATGAACACAACTAATGTCAGTGTGTCTTGCTGATGCCAATATGTACCTCTCTTGAATACTCAGAGTTTTACGGCTGCTTCTGTATTTGAGTATTAATTGCCTGTTGCTCAGTAAAACCTATTCAACCCAAATAGAAAAATTCCCATCatataaaaactaataaaaacttTTGACAGATGAGAACACTATATCCAACAttatatctatttttattttttttttaaatggcctCTTCTGTGGAATTGCTGCAGTTTCTAGCTAATTATGGCAAGAGGCATTATCATCAGTCTGTAAAACAAATATTGAATCTGTTACATCCATGAATAAGATAAGGTTGAATGTTGCTCACATATTTAACTTCAGCCAACAGTTAGACCTCTTTTTTCCTAGTTTGTGGTTTACCTCAGCAGTGGCtcgtgaccatagattttgttGGAGCAGGACGACAGtaataacaacatagcctcaaacaaaattaagtcaagaGGTGATCACACTAATGCTgcaggctactatctagtgaatttttagagtaaccccaaAATAGGCAGTTGAGGGCTGATAGCATAAAGTCATCCAGCATATACATTCTAGTAGCTCATGTTGAGTGGTTTTACCTGTACCTTTGTTAAATAGGGTTTGATAGAGCAGGTGTGTTTCCAGTCACCAAGGAGGCAGAAGATATAATATCAttagggaagtggtagctcagtggttaaaacgTTGGACTACTGTTTGGAAGGTTGCGAGTTGAAATCCCAGTACtgtcaagctgccactgctgggcccttgactaaggcccttaactgctcagttgtataaatgagataaatgtaagtcactctggataagggagtctgccaaatgctgtaaatgtaactcATTAActaaggttgccagatttcagcaaaatttccaccTCCACTTCATCTCAAAGACCACCCAAAAggcctgaaactagcccaaaaaaattggggcattggaaaagggagacacatttttcttcttttttctcaacCTTTGCATGGatgcacatgcatttctgatgtacagacattatccattccataatccccctttccttCTCCCAGTCTTTGCAATATAccttacaatagaaatgattCTGTACATTATAGTCACATTGTCAGCAATTTGCCTTTGTTTGgggaaatgtattagatttaattccaattatttgctataaaacagagtattttaaactagcccaatttggcataaaaactgGGACCCTGGCAACCCTCTTAATAACTGTCTtgtcctccactgaaaatgttcatagagtgAGCATGGGGCAATGTGATTCATGCCCGAATGGAcctctattagcacttgttgcagttcccatttttgatcACAAGATGCAATAATACCTCTATGGAGCTAATGACAGGAATTCAATTCAAAAGTGAACccaaataatgaaatgtatttttacccCCACTCACACACTTGTTAATGGAGAAAATGGCAAACTTGAATTTTAAATTATACATCCACAAACTATTTTCGGGAAtagtgttctgtcatttttataaGCTCAGTTGACCTTGCTTTCTTCCctaatatttttccttatgataaattaaatgttttataagaGTTACTTTGTGGTAAATAAAAGGGCgtggttgatgaggtgattgacaTGTTAGGACATGACAGTTGAGCCTCATGAACGTGCACACATTCCAACACGCAGCTGAAGCTCTTGGTAGTTCTGTAAGATAGCCATGTCTTGTTCTCTACTTATACttacattactttgattaaaatgatgaataatgtttgctcagtcagtcatgactcaaagctctaaaatctcTTCCTCacaacagtaaaaacaatatACCTGCAAAAATTATATGCCTAGCATTTTATGACTGagaatgttatatatttattaataacactGTACTTGCCACTTTGAGTTAGCCAATGTGCCATCTAAAGTCATAATTCATGTTATATCGTGCACGCTCACGTACAAATGTCCATCACTAATATGGGCGGGTGAAAGACAGACCCACTGTCCACCCGGTCAGTGACCCAGAAAAGGCTTCAAAAGCACAGTGGGAGTGAATGGCACCATATTGTCCACTCATTTATACAGTCACTGAGATAACATGATTGCACAAAACCTAGAAAGGCAACCAAATCAGTGgaacatcagcttatatctATCAACTAGTAACATTCTTTTTAATCactggtcactcaaaagaggtaaccGGTATTATGgaattaaaatgtatggagtcaCGAATAAGGACTTTATAAAGTGGGTTGCCAGTATGGATGAGCCATTATTATAGCATTTTCATAGTAGTAACATGAAGAGATTAAGCACAACCTTAGCTAACTAGATACGTATGTGATTCAGTGAGCACTTCTCTTCACTATAATGGGGAATATTATAccatgagttaaaaaaaaacaattggcCAAAagcctgagttttttttttttttttaaacacttcaaaCTCTTAGAAAATATTGatataaaatgttatacatCTTTATAAACTCTATCACAAGTTGTTTAAAGCTTACCaaatttttctgctttctctctctctctctctctctctctctctctctctctctctctctctctctctctctctctggcaggTGAGTTTGGACTCGCGGGTGCGTGAGGTAATCAACAGGAAGATGCAGGACCCGAGTCCGCACACATTTGAGGATGCACAGCTGCAGATCTATACGCTCATGCACAGAGACTCGTACCCACGCTTCCTCAACTCACCCATCTATAGATCACTGGTGCAGGGGGGCTCACGCTCCTCTTCTGAATCCTAGACCCACCTCTatccacttctctctctccctacaTTAACCCTCCATCACACAACCACTAAAGGAGAAAGATCCTGTTGGCTTCTTGTCATGGTTGGATTATGCCTCTTTTTCCCCCGTGTTTTGCTTTGACTTCACCTCTCGTCTGTTGTCTTGGAGGACACGCCATTCCTCTGGAATATTCTGAACCTGCACAGACTGAAACTGGAAGACACAGGGTTGAAGAAGTAGTCATAGTCATTCCACTGCTTGTGGCGACGGAAACAACTACTGATCCACTCGAGTCTCTTTGtcctttgttcattttttccatAGGTATATGTACGAACACAGTTTAGAacttgttttgtctttttatctgATGTCATGAGTTGACAAAAGACGAGAGAGCCTCTGCAATAAGACACACTGGAGTCGACTTTCTCCGCTCCTCATACGACCGGTTTGCCTATTATctatgacctttgacctgtcCACTGTCTCCCTTCTCTGAGATCAGCTCTCTGAGACATGGGGTTGGGTGGTGGTGGATGGTTATGTTTGTTACCGGAGGGGCTGAAAGTTTCccagttgcaaaaaaaaaaaaaaagaaagaaaaaaaaaaagaatatttagaATGTTAACAAGTTTTAACGAATGCTATTGAAAACAACAATAAGTGGAAAATAGATGTAGATACAAAGAAAAAGGTGAGTGGTGAGAAAATGCTTAAGTCTTAATTAGACTGGTCActcaaaatacattttaaatttagtattgttaatgttatttattttctattttgtcaACTTTTGTTCTTGTACAGTCAATTTTAAATCCGGTACGGATGACGCAAACCGAGCAAGGTCACGAGTGCTTCatagtgcactgtgtgtgtatgagtgtgtgtgtgtgtgtgtttgagcgtgtgtatgtgtgggtaaGCAAACCTCAGCCTCTCTGGCACATCCTTATTTACAGGATGAAAAGCTTGATGGGTCACATGACCCTTTCCTTGGCAAAAATTGCGAAAAATCAGAGATGCTGCTTTTCTGGGTTTCTCTTCTGGATAAATTCCAGTGTTTCTTTAGTAATTCTTCAGTATTGTAATTTTTTGGCAAATACACTCCTTCATTCAGATGAATTTATAAGGATTGTTTATAGATGCAAAGCACCTCAAAAACCTCTCgtgtacatgtttttaatcacatAGTAGCATTAGTAGTTGAACTTTGTGTGGTTGAACAGCTGCACTGTGATTATCCTCACTTGCTGTCTTCCTCTTCACGTTCTCATTTATTAATCACAAGAGGAGGCAACCTATAAGGCTTTACCTAATAATGATcacttcttttaaaataaaaccagaacAATCCCAGCTCCCATCAGTTATTGGACCCAAATCAGCCTGTAGAAATGAACTCTGGCAGAACACCAAGCATTTTATAGAAAAGTGGTGCTTCACATCTATGACATTGTGTGTCCTTGTTGACATTTCTACAGTTTGTGAATAGTCACTTAGCATGATGAATGGAACTCTACCTGAGCATCTGGGCCTTGACTTGTGCACTGTGCAGGACTTACATTCATTGTGCTACAGGAAATGTATAAACTGCACAATTATCTGTATTGAATTCATCTGATTTTAGGACTATTTCACTGCCAAAAGTCTGCACTGGGCTTCAGCGCACAGAGGCTTGGGATGGGACATTAGTGATATAGGATGGTCACAGAGATCTGCAAGCAAAGACGCACACTTAGGCCCTGTCCACGTGTAtatggatatttttgaaaacagttCACATGAAAACAGTATTTTGGATCATGGAAAATGGAGCTTTTGAAACCACCCTCAAAGATGGAGAAATTTTAAAACtcaaattttaaaattgtgGTTTGCATGTGTAGTGGATGTGCTAGGACTctgtttaaaatggctgcttatttgatatttgtgatgtgtttgtattttaatttctatttgtATTAATATTACATCCGCGTGCAGAGGCGCCTGAATCCACCACTCGAGTGGTACAAACTGTACTGTGAACAGACATTATTAATAGGACCAAAGTGTAACCTTAAGCAGTAGTTCCACCTCAGTTTCAGGCTATACATATgaatttgtcaattttttttacattttagaacTTTTGGGaaaccacaaccctgaccagcataaaacagtgaatgaagataaatgaatgactgaattaaCTTTTGGTCATGTTGGTGTTTCTCCACATTTCACATCTCTACCACTCATGCTTAtaacagtttatgaaatactgtCACCACCCAGTTGGTTGGCCTGCTCATGGAAAtgttttcaaatcatttttgcattttcatgtggacagtgatacactatatggccaaaagtgtgtagaaacctgaccataacatccatatgtgggccttccccaaactgttgccacaaagcacacaattgtccagaatgtctttgtatgctgcagcattaagtttcccttcactggaactaatgggCCCAAAcgttttccagcatgacaatgcccctgtgcacaaaggtccataaagacatagtTTGACAAGTTGTGGATGAACccgagtggcctgtacagagccctgaactcaaccccactgaacacctttaggatgaattggaacaccaaCTTCATGCCAGCTGATATCaggacatcagtgcctgacctcttgTGTTCTTGTGGGTGAATGGGCAAAAatccacactccaaaatctagtagaaagccttcccagaagtgtggaggctgttataacagcgAAGGAGGGACCAGCgtcatattaatgcccatgattttagaatgagatgttcaataatcaggtgtccacataccttaggccatatattgtattttcAGAAATGCTGTTTGTGTAGATGAGATCTTCTTTTGAAAGGGATAAAAaccatgttttcaaaaatatctgtatatttgTGGATGGGGCCTTatagacacaaacacagcttaACATAAGCAAACCCTTACTGTGTATTGCGCTGATAGTGAtggtactgtatatttaatcaTAGTTCATTATGGGAATTACAAGCTGCAGCCTATTAGCGTGATGCTGGGTGGATGGGTTGAGCTGAGCTGATGCATATTACACATTTTAGAGTAGTTGGTGTATTAGTAGTACCTCAAGgctactgaagacatttggaaaCAACTTACTTGCTCATAGGGCAactacataagcccttcatgacagcagacaaacatttataaagcattattcCAGCAGTCATCAGCTGACATAAAGGCATTTGCAGGTTTACATAACACACAATTACATAATGTGACTGATACACCAGATATACACTGAGCTACGTCATTTATAGTGACATTCTACTGTAAGTAAGCCTGGAAAGTGTCACAACACAGCCTTATGTTACCAAAACTCTGTTACTTGACTCAGGTGTTATGTCAGCTTGTCTTTATGGCAGTTCATGCCTGTTGGAAAAATCTATGAAATTAACGTAGGGTTGTGTAAGTTGTGATGAAGGGTTTACGCAGGTGGCATGTAGCACTATGAATACCAAGTAAAATGTTACCAAGACATTTTTCTACTTACTCAAGGGGCTTCAATTTCAGTTGATGATCAAAAACCTTATTAAAAATGGCTTAAAGTCTGTAAACCACTTCCAGTAGCCTTGACATGCCATTGCTAGAAAACTCAGTGACTGAAAACCTTCATAGACATATAAAGCAAATACATAATCAACTTCTGTATACTactgtaaaagtgtaaaagaaaaaagtaatcaCTGTAtattatgttgatttttttagttACTGTTCGGTGACGTTTATTCTACTTTAAAAGCCCAGGAATTATCCAATCTGGCAAAATAGTTTTCAACGTAAAACTGCTACGAGACTCGCTCACCCACTTTCAGTACGTGCTTTCTCCTAGTCACGGTCAAGGTGGATCCGGaacctatcccgggaacactgggaatacaccctggatgccACGCCTGTCCATCACAGTGGTACCAGACTGCAGCCCGTATAATGTTCAACGTGAACATTTACCAAACTGTCTCAATGTAAATTCTAGGCAAGTCCTGGAGCCTGTTTCATCAAATTTAGGAGAGCTTTCAGGTCTCTATGGGATTCATTAGCTgctcactcacgcacacactccaAAATTCACACACTAGtatttcttatagctcaatcaCAGCACAAATTTCCATTACATCCGTTAAATTTCAAGTGAAGCCAGTGAAATTGTATCATATGCATCAGGAGTTCCAGGTTTCCCCACAAACggggaatttattttaattggcATGATGCCACCACtcaaaaaaatgtcactttatGACCAGCAAGCTTTCTAGGATTCCTTTTGCTGTAGGTTATAGCCTTCTGCATGCGCCCGAGTGGCACTTGGTACGAACTCCATTGTGTAATTTCTATTAAGAATGGAGTT is a window from the Pangasianodon hypophthalmus isolate fPanHyp1 chromosome 16, fPanHyp1.pri, whole genome shotgun sequence genome containing:
- the rgs19 gene encoding regulator of G-protein signaling 19 isoform X5: MVRAQLLFLNAVLPPSSLTIRREDESRRRLKAQESKLETIPNCEPCTKPTVEEMKQWAQSFDKLMKNPAGRNVFREFLRTEYSEENMLFWLACEDLKKEINKNMIEEKARMIYEDYISILSPKEVSLDSRVREVINRKMQDPSPHTFEDAQLQIYTLMHRDSYPRFLNSPIYRSLVQGGSRSSSES
- the rgs19 gene encoding regulator of G-protein signaling 19 isoform X1, whose amino-acid sequence is MCFRKRNGYRPPDHFNAKIYTGPVPAERESPMARSEMSPSRAQHSPPTQRPNACCFCWCCCCSCSCLTIRREDESRRRLKAQESKLETIPNCEPCTKPTVEEMKQWAQSFDKLMKNPAGRNVFREFLRTEYSEENMLFWLACEDLKKEINKNMIEEKARMIYEDYISILSPKEVSLDSRVREVINRKMQDPSPHTFEDAQLQIYTLMHRDSYPRFLNSPIYRSLVQGGSRSSSES
- the rgs19 gene encoding regulator of G-protein signaling 19 isoform X4 gives rise to the protein MARSEMSPSRAQHSPPTQRPNACCFCWCCCCSCSCLTIRREDESRRRLKAQESKLETIPNCEPCTKPTVEEMKQWAQSFDKLMKNPAGRNVFREFLRTEYSEENMLFWLACEDLKKEINKNMIEEKARMIYEDYISILSPKEVSLDSRVREVINRKMQDPSPHTFEDAQLQIYTLMHRDSYPRFLNSPIYRSLVQGGSRSSSES
- the rgs19 gene encoding regulator of G-protein signaling 19 isoform X2, with amino-acid sequence MCFRKRNGYRPPDHFNAKIYTGPVPAERESPMARSEMSPSRAQHSPPTQRPNACCFCWCCCCSCSWREDESRRRLKAQESKLETIPNCEPCTKPTVEEMKQWAQSFDKLMKNPAGRNVFREFLRTEYSEENMLFWLACEDLKKEINKNMIEEKARMIYEDYISILSPKEVSLDSRVREVINRKMQDPSPHTFEDAQLQIYTLMHRDSYPRFLNSPIYRSLVQGGSRSSSES
- the rgs19 gene encoding regulator of G-protein signaling 19 isoform X3, producing the protein MMDILYTGPVPAERESPMARSEMSPSRAQHSPPTQRPNACCFCWCCCCSCSCLTIRREDESRRRLKAQESKLETIPNCEPCTKPTVEEMKQWAQSFDKLMKNPAGRNVFREFLRTEYSEENMLFWLACEDLKKEINKNMIEEKARMIYEDYISILSPKEVSLDSRVREVINRKMQDPSPHTFEDAQLQIYTLMHRDSYPRFLNSPIYRSLVQGGSRSSSES
- the rgs19 gene encoding regulator of G-protein signaling 19 isoform X6: MHVSRLLTALRIVRLVGCRPPSHDGHSGPVPAERESPMARSEMSPSRAQHSPPTQRPNACCFCWCCCCSCSCLTIRREDESRRRLKAQESKLETIPNCEPCTKPTVEEMKQWAQSFDKLMKNPAGRNVFREFLRTEYSEENMLFWLACEDLKKEINKNMIEEKARMIYEDYISILSPKEVSLDSRVREVINRKMQDPSPHTFEDAQLQIYTLMHRDSYPRFLNSPIYRSLVQGGSRSSSES